In Wolbachia endosymbiont (group A) of Pogonocherus hispidulus, the genomic stretch AGCTTGTATCTTAGCTTCTAACTCAGAAATGGTTTGCTTTTGATCCTGTACTACAGCTTCTTTCTCAGAAATTATTTTATTTTTAGCTTCTACTTTACTTTTTTCATCAGCAAGCTGAGCTTCCTTCTCAGAAATTGTTTTGTTCTTACTAATTGCTTTATACGAAAGTGCAATAGTTACAACAGAAAACACAGCATAACCAATAATAAATGGCAAGCCAACACTTAATGCTGCAACTGGAGCTAAGAAACCAATATAAGGAGCTGCAGCAAACACTCCAGATGCTAATAAAGTGAAAGTAGCCAGAGTTCCAGCTATATAATAGGGTACATTGTTTTTATTCATCATCTCACGTATTATAAAATATAATACCATTATAAAAGGATTTTTAAGAAGTTGTCAAGCTATCTTTATATAAAAAAATAATTGATAAACTTGGGAACAAGAAGATTGCTGCCAAGCTATGAACTATGCCTTTCCGTGTAATCTTTAAATGCACCTCTGTTAGAGTCAAAATATAGCTTCACACTGCCAATTGGTCCATTTCTCTGCTTTGCAATAATGAGCTCTGCAATGTTTCTAATTTTTTCCATTTTCTCTTGCCATTCCCGATGTTTATTGTTTCCTTCATTTGGCTGTTTTCTTAGTTCATAATACTCTTCTCTATAGAGAAACATTACTATATCTGCGTCTTGCTCTATGCTCCCTGAATCACGTAAATCAGAAAGTTGTGGTTTTTTATCATCCCTCTGCTCAACAGAACGAGAGAGCTGAGATAGTGCAACAATAGGAATATTTAGCTCCTTTGCAATTGCTTTCAAACCCTGCGTCACTTCCGAGATTTCTTGCACTCTATTTTCATTACTCCTTTTTGTTGTTCCTCTGATTAGCTGCAAATAATCAATGAATACCACTTCTACATTATATAATTGATACAGCAAGCGTATTCTGGTGCGAAGGGCACTAATTGATAGCGCAGGGGTGTCATCTATGATGAAAGGCAGTTCAGATAATTCTGTACTAGTATTGATAAATTCATGCAATTCAAAATCACTAATTCTCCCGGTTAATGCCTTATAATAACTAATCCCTGAATCTATAGTGATCAGCCTTGCAGTTAATTGCTCTGCTGACATTTCAAGCGAGAAAAACGCTACATAGTGTTGCTTATCTGCTCTTTTTTGCAACATCTTACAAGCATTAAGTGCGATGTTTAGCGCCAATGCTGTTTTTCCCATAGAAGGCCTTGCAGCTAAAATTAATAAATCAGATTTTTGTAGACCACCAAGAAGCTGATTTAGATCTTGAAGTCCGGTTGTAACGCCTAGCGCTTCTGGATTATTTTTCAGTGTGCTGATCTTCTCAACTACATCTTTAATTGAACTTGCAAGTTTTATATATGTTTTCTCACCTTGTTTTTTTACTGCCAAATTGAACAATTTTGTCATTGCTTGTTCAATTTGCGCCTGTGCAGGATTTTCAATATCGTAGTTGTAGCTATCACCAACTATTTCTTGCCCGAGCTTAATTAAACATCTCCTTAAGTAAGTATCACGGATTATTCTAGTCAAACTATAGATATCAAGTGCAATACTTGCCTTCGCTGCAAGCTTTGCTAAGTACTCTACCCCACCACATTCGGTAAATGCTTTGTCGTGCTCAAAAAACATCTTGAGGCTCAGTTCATTGGCAATTATGCCATGTTTCCTGGTTTTGGATATTTGCGTAAAAATACTTTGATGTAATGGATCATAGAAATTCTCCGCTGTGATTGTGTCTTCAACCGCATCACAGATTCTATTATCACGAATCATTGCACCAATAAGCATCTGTTCAGCTTCTAAATTATGCGGTAATTTACATATTTCCTTGTCTACACTTCTTGAACCCAAGAGACTAGCTAATTCATTCATTTTAAGTTTTGAGAGTAACTATTGATTATTGTAGAATATTTAGTCCTCATTTGAAAGATGTAAAGGCAAAAAAATTTGACTAATTCCGTGTTGCCTATAGCATTAAAACTTAATGCCCCTGTGGTGGAATGGTAGACACGGCAGACTCAAAATCTGTTGCTTGCAAAAGCATGCTGGTTCAAGTCCGGCCAGGGGCACGTTAAATATTGGAAAGTGTATATATGTTACATAAATTTTTTGATCGTTTATTTTCTATTTTTTCTTCTATAAATGTTGTTCAAAAGGTGAAAAAGGATGAAAATGGAATATGTTATGTAACGGGCCTCAGGCGCTATATATCAGTATTGCTTGATTTAATTATTATCGTTTTGTTCTTGCAGTTTTGCAGCCAAGCCTTAAACCAGCTCTTTACAAACTCAGAGGATAGCAAAATATTAAGTCAAATTGCTGCAAAATACCAAATGCAAGCGCCACTGTCTGCAGAAGAAAAGACAACGCAGAGTAGACTTGTAAAATTAATGATTCTAAATCAAATAGTCCAGTTTATTATGCTCTTTTGCTATGTAATATATATGTGGGTAAAGTTTGCTGCTACACCTGGAAAACTATTATTTGGGCTCAGAGTTGTAGATGCACAAACCTTCGGAAAAATGACTTTAAGGCAAGCAACCAAGAGATTTTTTTCCCTCATACTATCAGTTGCACCATTATTCTTGGGCTTTTTATGGTCAAATTTCAACAAACGCTGCCAAACTTGGCACGATAAGATCGCAGGCACAGTGGTTGTCACGAGTAAAAGCCTCAGAAGGCAGAGCTAAAAACTAAAGAGCTCAAATGAAAGAAGGTAAACTCTAAAGTATACATTTAGTAGCGCTTTCTATGAGAGAAATCGTATTATCTATTCCATAAAGCTTTATGAAAGATCCCATTCTTGGACCGGTTTTTTGGCCAAGTAACGTTTCATATAATAGCTGAAACCAGTCACGTAAGTTGGTATAATCATATTTTTTTCCAATAGAAAATACCTGAGATTGAATTTCTTCAGCAGTAGCAGTTGTAGATAGAGAATGTAAAGTGTCCTTCAAATCTAGTAACGCTTCTTTCTCTTTTGCATTTGGAGTTTTATATGATTTTGTTGGTTTGATAAAATCGTGGTAATACTTTACTGCAAAGTCTGAAAGTCTATCAAGCATTTTATTATTTTCTGGTGTAACGTTCAGTGCATAAGAGGATATAAAACCCCATAGGATCTCTTTGTTTTCAGCATTACAAGCCGCTGCTAGGTTTAAAAGTAGTGAGAAATTTATGCCTGAAGTTTCTATGTTGGGAACATTGCCCCGGTGGATATGCCAGGCGGGATTATCTAATCGTTGTTCTAGTGAAAGATTAGCACCTCGGTCAGGTGTCATTCCAGTGCTTGACACTGGAATCCATATTTTTTCTTCCTGGATCCCAGTGTCAAGCACTGGGATGACAGAAGAGAACTCTGGAATGACAATAGATGATTCTGAAGATTCTGTATTGAGCACATTATCCTTATTTTCATGATAACGCTTAACAAACTCTAGATACTCGTCAGTTGATTTTGGTATCACATCAAAATATAAACGTTTAGTTTTTTTAGGGCTCTGAAAAATGTACAATGCTAAACTCTCTGTTGGTGCGTAAGTTAACCACTCTTCAATTGAAATGCCATTTCCTTTTGATTTTGATATTTTCTTTCCTTCTTTATCAAGGAAAAACTCGTAGCAAAACAGAAGTGGTGGCTTTTCTCCAAGTATTTCACATATTTGACTTGAAAGCACAGCAGATGGAGTTAAATCTTTTCCGTGAGCTTCATAATTTACTCCAAATGCGGCCCACCTCATTCCCCAATCAGGTTTCCATTGCAGTTTACATTTTCCTTTTGTCACTGGAACTTCTATTTTTTCCCCGTTTGGGTCTTCATACGTGATTGTTCCTTTATCTGTATTTGTTTCAATTACTGGAACTTGTAAAACTTGGGAAGTTTTTGGGCATATCGGCAAGAATGGACTGTAAGTCTGCTGCCTTTCTTCCCGAAATGATGGAAGCATTACGTCCATCACTTTATCATAATTTTTCAGCAGGAGTAAAAGTTTTTCATCGTAAACGCCAGATTTATAACACTCTGTTGCACTCCTGAACTCGTATTCAAATTCAAACAAATCAAGAAATTTACACAACAATGAATTCATATGATGACCATAACTTTCATGAGTCCCAAATGGATCTGGGATTATAGTGAGTGGCTTATTTAAGTGCTCTCTTAGCATCTCTTGATTTGGCACGTTATCTGGTATTTTTCGTAAACCATCCATATCATCTGAAACTGCAATGATTTTGGTTTTTATACCAGGAGCTATTTTTTTTAATGCATTTACAACAACTGTAGTGCGGAAAACCTCTCCAAAGGTTCCTATGTGGGGTAAACCAGAGGGTCCATAACCAGTTTCAAATATTATTTCTTTTTTATTAGGAAACTCTTGCAATATTTTTTCTGCTTCTTGAAATGGCCAACTTGTCATTATCTGGGTTAAATTATTAATCAATGTATCTTAACTTAAAGTGCTACTAGTTTCAATGGATTTTTAATATAATGGTATAGTATTAGTGTTAGAGCTATTATTAGAAGGTTAAAGATATGTCCACAGGTAGTATACAAACAGATCAATTATTTAAAGGTCTTACAAGACCTGCAATGCTCTTTGGTGTGAGTTATATGTTTGCAATATTAAACGTCCTGATTTGCATGCTAATTTTCATTAATTCAAATGATTTGCGAGTGATTCTCTTAATGTTACCAGGTATACATGGAGTTGGCTATATAGCTTCTGCAAAAGAACCGTTGTTTATTGAATTATTTATGGTAAAATTAGGAAAGTGCTCGAAATGTTTAAATCGTTTTTACCATGGAGCCAATTCTTATGATATTGCTTAATGTTGTGTGATGCTGAGGTTTAGGGCTATTCAATCAAAGAGTAAATCTACTCTGAGCAGGGAAGTTCACGCTGCTGAATTTATTCCTTATTCTTGCTATTGGAATAGCACAACCTTGATGACAAAAGAAAATTGGTTGGTTAAGGTTATAAAATTAAGTGGCTTTGCATTTGAAACCGCCGATGACGAGGATTTAGTAATACAAAATAATATCAGGAATCAGATGCTCAGAAGCATTTCATCTCCGGCATTTAGTTTGTATTTTCATACCATCAGACGTAAAAAAAATATTTTTTCTGATGAATTTGCAAGTCAAGGTTTGCCGAATTTTTTCGCTAATCACGTAAATCTAAAATGGAGAGAAAAACACGCAACAAGGCAATCATTTATTAATGACCTATACATTACGATTATCCGTAGAGCGGACACAAAAGGAGTAGAATTTTTGTCACATCTACTAAAAAAATTCGGACATGTAACTTCAAAACATGCTTGGGAAAGTGATATGCGTGCTACGTATGAAGATTTAGAGGAAACGACAAATCGTGTAGTGACAAGCCTTAGAAACTATTCACCCAAAGTTCTTGCAGTAAAAGAAACTCCCAATGGCCTATTTTGTGAAATAATGGAATTTTTATCCAGAATTGTAAATTGTGGCTTCGTTACAAATACACTTTTTCCGCTGAGGACTGAAATATCAAGGTATTTGCCAGTACACAGATTGTTCTTTGGTCGCAAGATGATACAGGTTGTGACTCACAATGAAAGCAAATATGCTGGAATAGTTAGTATCAAAGAATATGGAAATCATACTTCTGCAGGAATGCTTGATTCGTTTTTACAACTTCCTTACGAGTTTATAATTACGCAATCTTTTCAATTTATAAACAGGCAAATGGCGATTGGAAAAATGCAGATACAGCAAAATCGAATGATACAGTCTGCAGATAAAGCTATTTCTCAAATAGCAGAAATTTCTCAAGCGCTTGATGACGCAATGAGTGGTAAGATTGCATTTGGTCAACATCACCTGACTATTTTATGTATAGAAAAAAGTCCTAAATCATTGGATAACGCTCTGTCGTTGGTAGAATCAGAGCTTTCTAATTGCGGTGTTTACCCTGTCCGTGAGAGAGTTAATCTTGAACCAGCATTTTGGGCGCAAATTCCTGGTAATTTCGATTATATAGTGAGAAAAGCTACAATAAGTAGTCTTAATTTGGCTGGATTTGCATCTCAACATAATTATCCTACTGGTAATAAATTCAATAACCACTGGGGAGATGCC encodes the following:
- a CDS encoding replicative DNA helicase, yielding MNELASLLGSRSVDKEICKLPHNLEAEQMLIGAMIRDNRICDAVEDTITAENFYDPLHQSIFTQISKTRKHGIIANELSLKMFFEHDKAFTECGGVEYLAKLAAKASIALDIYSLTRIIRDTYLRRCLIKLGQEIVGDSYNYDIENPAQAQIEQAMTKLFNLAVKKQGEKTYIKLASSIKDVVEKISTLKNNPEALGVTTGLQDLNQLLGGLQKSDLLILAARPSMGKTALALNIALNACKMLQKRADKQHYVAFFSLEMSAEQLTARLITIDSGISYYKALTGRISDFELHEFINTSTELSELPFIIDDTPALSISALRTRIRLLYQLYNVEVVFIDYLQLIRGTTKRSNENRVQEISEVTQGLKAIAKELNIPIVALSQLSRSVEQRDDKKPQLSDLRDSGSIEQDADIVMFLYREEYYELRKQPNEGNNKHREWQEKMEKIRNIAELIIAKQRNGPIGSVKLYFDSNRGAFKDYTERHSS
- a CDS encoding RDD family protein; amino-acid sequence: MLHKFFDRLFSIFSSINVVQKVKKDENGICYVTGLRRYISVLLDLIIIVLFLQFCSQALNQLFTNSEDSKILSQIAAKYQMQAPLSAEEKTTQSRLVKLMILNQIVQFIMLFCYVIYMWVKFAATPGKLLFGLRVVDAQTFGKMTLRQATKRFFSLILSVAPLFLGFLWSNFNKRCQTWHDKIAGTVVVTSKSLRRQS
- the lysS gene encoding lysine--tRNA ligase encodes the protein MTSWPFQEAEKILQEFPNKKEIIFETGYGPSGLPHIGTFGEVFRTTVVVNALKKIAPGIKTKIIAVSDDMDGLRKIPDNVPNQEMLREHLNKPLTIIPDPFGTHESYGHHMNSLLCKFLDLFEFEYEFRSATECYKSGVYDEKLLLLLKNYDKVMDVMLPSFREERQQTYSPFLPICPKTSQVLQVPVIETNTDKGTITYEDPNGEKIEVPVTKGKCKLQWKPDWGMRWAAFGVNYEAHGKDLTPSAVLSSQICEILGEKPPLLFCYEFFLDKEGKKISKSKGNGISIEEWLTYAPTESLALYIFQSPKKTKRLYFDVIPKSTDEYLEFVKRYHENKDNVLNTESSESSIVIPEFSSVIPVLDTGIQEEKIWIPVSSTGMTPDRGANLSLEQRLDNPAWHIHRGNVPNIETSGINFSLLLNLAAACNAENKEILWGFISSYALNVTPENNKMLDRLSDFAVKYYHDFIKPTKSYKTPNAKEKEALLDLKDTLHSLSTTATAEEIQSQVFSIGKKYDYTNLRDWFQLLYETLLGQKTGPRMGSFIKLYGIDNTISLIESATKCIL
- a CDS encoding type IV secretion system protein VirB3, coding for MSTGSIQTDQLFKGLTRPAMLFGVSYMFAILNVLICMLIFINSNDLRVILLMLPGIHGVGYIASAKEPLFIELFMVKLGKCSKCLNRFYHGANSYDIA
- a CDS encoding VirB4 family type IV secretion/conjugal transfer ATPase yields the protein MLRFRAIQSKSKSTLSREVHAAEFIPYSCYWNSTTLMTKENWLVKVIKLSGFAFETADDEDLVIQNNIRNQMLRSISSPAFSLYFHTIRRKKNIFSDEFASQGLPNFFANHVNLKWREKHATRQSFINDLYITIIRRADTKGVEFLSHLLKKFGHVTSKHAWESDMRATYEDLEETTNRVVTSLRNYSPKVLAVKETPNGLFCEIMEFLSRIVNCGFVTNTLFPLRTEISRYLPVHRLFFGRKMIQVVTHNESKYAGIVSIKEYGNHTSAGMLDSFLQLPYEFIITQSFQFINRQMAIGKMQIQQNRMIQSADKAISQIAEISQALDDAMSGKIAFGQHHLTILCIEKSPKSLDNALSLVESELSNCGVYPVRERVNLEPAFWAQIPGNFDYIVRKATISSLNLAGFASQHNYPTGNKFNNHWGDAVTVFDTTSGTPFFFNFHIRDVGHTMIIGPTGAGKTVLMNFLCAQAIKFSPRIFFFDKDRGAEIFLRALGGIYTVIEPRTKTNFNPLQLDDTSDNRTFLMEWIKSLISVYNDKFTSEDIARINDAIEGNFKLRKEDRFLRNLVPFLGLAGPDTLAGAISMWHDNGSHAAIFDNKEDLLDFSRARVFGFEMASLLKDPVALGPVLIYLFHRISISLDGTPSIIVLDEAWALIDNPVFAPKIKDWLKVLRKLNAFVIFATQSVEDASKSAISDTLVQQTATQIFLPNLKATSVYRDVFMLTEREYILIKHTDPSTRFFLVKQGVNAVVARIDLKDLDDIINVLSGRAESVLLLHDILNEVGDNPKVWLPIFYQKVKNV